In the Salarias fasciatus chromosome 13, fSalaFa1.1, whole genome shotgun sequence genome, one interval contains:
- the LOC115399664 gene encoding uncharacterized protein LOC115399664, producing MPASSAPASLLPVLLCVSVALQRSDLHLAYVTQTNFYLYSCGQEPPPCCTASLSDCRCKDRPPSHSSPVFRTRRLTVWFTSPPNAARLLNNSEVKHLTLIYCDPGGGARGAPPIPPEGHFAVNHLERLTVINMPHRPANPCPEANKARNTDSNSDPDGDNGVYLDTNRFNQDRDSNLDLMTDLKRDAVNLPPSQVQDIFLGRELGAAYHEQARLGIIHRSVLEPGSEVKAYTVQTHIDSDGILPFPDLQLPILQGASVIYVSFVY from the coding sequence ATGCCGGCCTCCAGCGCCCCCGCCTCCCTGCTCCCGGTGCTGCTCTGCGTGTCGGTGGCCCTGCAGCGCTCCGACCTGCACCTGGCCTACGTCACCCAGACCAACTTCTACCTGTACTCCTGTGGCCAGGAGCCGCCCCCCTGCTGCACCGCCTCCCTCTCGGACTGCAGGTGCAAGGACCGGCCCCCGTCGCACTCCTCTCCGGTTTTCAGGACCAGGCGTCTGACCGTCTGGTTCACGTCGCCGCCGAACGCCGCCCGGCTGCTCAACAACTCGGAGGTGAAGCACCTCACCCTGATCTACTGCGACCCGGGGGGAGGAGCCCGGGGGGCGCCGCCGATCCCCCCGGAGGGGCATTTTGCCGTGAACCACCTGGAGAGGCTGACGGTGATAAACATGCCTCACAGGCCGGCGAATCCGTGTCCGGAGGCCAACAAGGCCAGAAACACAGACTCCAACAGCGACCCGGACGGAGACAACGGCGTCTACCTGGACACCAACAGATTCAACCAGGACAGAGACTCAAATCTGGATCTAATGACGGACCTGAAGAGGGACGCTGTGAATCTGCCCCCTTCACAGGTACAGGACATCTTCCTGGGCAGGGAGCTGGGGGCAGCGTACCACGAGCAGGCCAGGCTGGGGATCATCCACAGGTCTGTGCTGgagccggggtcagaggtcaaagctTACACGGTCCAGACACACATAGACAGCGACGGCATACTGCCGTTCCCTGACCTCCAGCTGCCGATACTGCAGGGGGCGTCTGTCATTTATGTTAGCTTTGTGTACTGA